A genomic segment from Flammeovirga pectinis encodes:
- a CDS encoding RHS repeat-associated core domain-containing protein — protein MNMAGIEKQGTPDHKFQYNGKEKQEEIGFIDYGAGHYDATLGRFFTQDRFAEKYYNLNPYQYVANNPINGIDVNGDSIIVTQLDGNINIHFTGMLINNTHKDYSLFEMMNIALEMSSSIEQTFGGEKGDLSVTVTSDIEVGTEKDLKEGQHAIYLTESMTIPGAEEREGIMGRAGFGQNYIYINSDLIGTKVTEGAMSWTGKTTNKKGTLFRTFSHEFGHSAGLEGHPLEIDAPGNLML, from the coding sequence ATGAATATGGCGGGTATTGAGAAGCAAGGAACGCCTGATCATAAGTTTCAATATAATGGAAAGGAGAAGCAGGAGGAGATTGGGTTTATTGATTATGGTGCGGGCCATTATGATGCTACTTTGGGGAGATTTTTCACCCAAGATAGATTTGCTGAGAAATATTATAATTTAAATCCATATCAATATGTTGCAAACAATCCAATTAATGGGATTGATGTAAATGGTGATAGTATTATAGTTACACAACTTGATGGAAATATTAATATTCATTTTACGGGTATGCTTATAAATAATACTCATAAGGATTATTCCTTGTTTGAAATGATGAATATAGCATTAGAAATGTCTTCAAGTATTGAACAAACTTTTGGTGGTGAAAAAGGAGATCTGTCTGTAACAGTAACTTCCGATATAGAGGTGGGGACAGAAAAAGATTTAAAAGAAGGGCAACATGCAATATATCTAACTGAATCTATGACAATACCGGGAGCAGAAGAAAGAGAAGGGATTATGGGTAGAGCAGGATTTGGACAGAATTATATATATATTAATTCAGATCTTATAGGAACAAAAGTTACGGAAGGAGCGATGAGTTGGACAGGTAAAACTACAAATAAAAAAGGGACATTATTTAGAACTTTTTCTCATGAATTTGGCCATTCAGCTGGTCTAGAAGGACATCCACTTGAAATAGATGCTCCAGGAAATTTGATGCTATAA
- a CDS encoding efflux RND transporter periplasmic adaptor subunit, translating into MNIIIKTILSLSLGILLFGCAKEVEQKEEIIRPIRYSQVFYSGGEAFQTFAGVSKAGTESQLSFRVSGVLTSIRVVEGDIVKKGQLIATIDDSDAKIAFQQVVAQTHSAKVQLETMKASLDRTKKLYEANNVSLAEYEQAKNAFSGAKASYENSLQTEDLKRRELSYFKLYVPMNGVIAEKIASRNENIMAGNPVVKFASGNDLEIKVGIPEKYISKIVIGDKVDVSFTSVKGKKFKGKVTKLSYVSDVSSTYPVTVLLDTKSKNVRPGMSANVTFQVQRKSSEPYMIVPVDAVGEDINGKKYVYTVSKIDDEVGTVHYKSIKIGELKSKGFVVEEGLNEGDIVVTSGVTKISDGLKVKFLKKYQQKI; encoded by the coding sequence ATGAATATCATTATAAAAACAATCCTTTCCTTATCGCTAGGAATATTACTTTTTGGTTGTGCTAAAGAAGTAGAGCAGAAAGAAGAAATTATTAGACCAATCCGTTATTCACAAGTATTCTATTCGGGTGGAGAGGCATTCCAAACATTTGCGGGAGTTTCTAAAGCAGGAACAGAGTCTCAGTTAAGTTTTAGAGTTAGTGGTGTGCTAACAAGCATCCGAGTAGTAGAAGGAGATATTGTAAAGAAAGGGCAACTAATTGCAACAATAGATGATTCTGATGCAAAAATTGCTTTCCAACAAGTAGTTGCTCAAACGCATAGTGCAAAGGTGCAACTAGAAACTATGAAAGCAAGTTTAGACAGAACAAAGAAGTTATACGAAGCCAATAACGTTTCTTTAGCTGAATATGAACAAGCTAAAAATGCTTTTTCTGGTGCAAAGGCCTCATATGAGAATAGCTTGCAAACAGAAGACCTTAAACGTAGAGAATTGAGTTATTTTAAGTTGTATGTGCCAATGAATGGCGTGATTGCAGAAAAGATAGCTTCTAGAAATGAAAATATTATGGCAGGTAATCCAGTAGTGAAATTTGCTTCTGGAAATGATTTAGAAATTAAAGTAGGTATACCAGAAAAGTACATTTCTAAAATAGTGATAGGAGACAAAGTAGATGTATCATTTACTTCTGTAAAAGGGAAAAAGTTTAAAGGTAAAGTCACTAAACTATCGTATGTATCAGATGTTTCTTCTACGTACCCTGTAACTGTTTTATTAGATACAAAATCAAAAAATGTACGTCCGGGTATGTCTGCCAATGTTACCTTTCAGGTACAAAGAAAATCTTCTGAGCCGTACATGATTGTACCTGTAGATGCTGTGGGAGAAGACATCAATGGAAAAAAATACGTGTATACTGTTAGCAAAATTGATGACGAGGTAGGTACAGTTCATTACAAATCAATTAAAATTGGCGAACTAAAATCGAAAGGTTTTGTAGTAGAAGAAGGCTTAAATGAAGGAGACATTGTTGTTACAAGTGGTGTAACAAAAATATCTGATGGTTTAAAAGTTAAGTTTTTAAAGAAGTACCAACAGAAAATTTAG
- a CDS encoding leucine-rich repeat domain-containing protein, giving the protein MKKLLLILILFYLTSCNEIRFNYYFLNLEPDEKEYLSLNLLLKDSVDFNYLSSNDINKLKKSKKIYLKGIGKNFLNFIKLLKDIDLLQIIKCSVFEVDIIKYNSLKRLDIVELQYLKKLKIKHNELLKNIIVLHNENLQNISLENNPSLSSLTLIDSPNLKNLIINNHDSLTSLSLIKVNLDNINDINIVHIKELNLSENNFIKFNEESKYLEFLSLSNNKLNDIRLSSYEKLECLHVDDNNLRKLNLEFNSDLKIITCSSNNLRELNLEFNSDLIFLNCSNNNLSKLDLRKNPKLESVYSSGNEIDTILVNKDFNGVIDKDSFTLVLKDSILL; this is encoded by the coding sequence ATGAAAAAATTATTATTAATATTAATACTGTTTTATCTTACATCATGTAATGAGATTAGATTTAACTATTATTTTTTGAATTTGGAGCCTGATGAAAAAGAATATTTATCATTGAACCTATTATTAAAAGATAGTGTTGATTTTAACTATTTAAGTAGTAATGATATCAACAAACTTAAAAAATCTAAAAAAATATATCTCAAAGGGATTGGAAAAAACTTCCTTAATTTTATTAAATTACTGAAGGATATAGACCTTTTACAAATTATTAAATGCTCTGTATTTGAAGTTGATATTATAAAGTATAATTCTTTAAAAAGATTAGATATAGTTGAACTTCAATATCTAAAAAAACTTAAAATAAAACACAATGAATTATTGAAGAACATAATTGTTTTGCACAATGAAAATTTACAAAATATCTCTTTAGAGAATAATCCGTCTTTATCTTCTTTGACTTTAATTGATAGTCCTAATTTAAAAAATCTCATAATAAATAATCATGATTCATTGACTTCTTTAAGTCTGATTAAAGTTAATCTAGATAACATAAATGATATTAATATTGTACATATTAAGGAGTTGAATTTATCTGAAAACAATTTCATTAAGTTTAATGAGGAATCTAAGTATTTAGAATTTTTGTCATTAAGTAATAATAAATTAAATGATATCCGTCTTTCAAGTTATGAAAAATTAGAATGTTTACATGTAGATGATAATAATTTGAGAAAGTTAAATTTAGAATTTAATTCAGATTTAAAAATCATTACTTGCAGTAGTAATAATTTGAGAGAGTTAAATTTAGAATTTAATTCAGACTTGATATTTCTTAATTGCAGTAACAATAATTTATCAAAACTAGATTTAAGAAAAAATCCAAAACTGGAAAGTGTTTATTCGTCTGGTAATGAAATAGATACTATTTTAGTAAATAAAGATTTTAATGGTGTAATTGATAAAGATTCATTTACTTTAGTTTTGAAAGATTCGATTTTATTATAA
- a CDS encoding TolC family protein — protein sequence MYSFFKNLTQFHFLSTLLFILLFQVNCNAQDSLKTIDIGIIYDAEIYQQSKFIDILKKEVPAVMGASYKVNFPDEYQLVSHWDTEKAVENYQKLEKNDEIDLVICLGALGSTIAIENKVFKKPTFLWGIIDPDQQNVPIKANGTTGINNLNYVQTASSLKTDLIAFHEATKFKKIAVLIDDYIYKLYSPDKPLEAVMEKLDADFSTFGVNNDIDELLSSIDTTYDAVYSSYLFKLNAEKKTLLFHKLAERGIAVFTAEGEDGVKKGALIGLKTEDKFNIIARRFALNIEGIFEEDKNASELPVVVNYEEKIVLNAKTANKLKFLPKWDVIFNAEWVDAKPSEDEQLSLENVIDEAVANNMNYKASEYSTLSGNELKKIAGSALMPTINASVNGTWIDQPTAERSFGSRSERQLTGALELQQVIYSEKVFTNARVQKYLQEARESGNEQVMLDVVYQASVAYYNLLYTKTQVKIARRYLESTKRNLEISQLRENVGYSGNSDVYRWKSNLAQAEQRVIDANLSERQQMLVLNNVLNRTMSEEVFVKDVELTDGIYAGLASNGMANLVNDPISLLIISDYIVERALTQRPIVMQYASQMLAVQRQQSSDSRNRFIPEVALQGGYNRYLARGGAGTGSIMIPGQSTTLDPLDQNWNIAVVAKIPLFSGFTKSRQYQKTKFDKLQLEAQQQQTMLDVEQEVRIAVLDLASTSTNITNSREAMEAAQKNHDIVRDNYSKGRVSIIELIDAQNNAFESEQNASNAVYKFLQSSMKMQRAVGEFSLLKTDEERDITEKEVQEIFDNQRK from the coding sequence ATGTATTCTTTTTTTAAGAACTTAACTCAGTTTCATTTTTTATCTACATTATTATTTATTCTATTATTTCAAGTTAATTGTAATGCACAAGACTCTTTGAAAACAATAGATATAGGAATAATCTATGATGCAGAAATCTACCAACAATCTAAATTTATAGATATTTTAAAAAAAGAAGTCCCTGCTGTAATGGGCGCTTCTTATAAGGTAAATTTTCCTGATGAATACCAATTAGTATCTCATTGGGATACCGAAAAAGCAGTAGAGAATTATCAAAAACTCGAGAAAAACGATGAAATTGATCTTGTTATCTGTTTAGGTGCCTTAGGTTCTACCATTGCTATTGAAAATAAGGTATTTAAGAAACCTACTTTTTTATGGGGAATAATTGATCCAGATCAACAAAATGTTCCAATTAAAGCCAATGGTACTACAGGAATTAATAACCTTAATTATGTACAAACGGCATCATCTTTAAAAACAGATTTAATTGCTTTTCATGAAGCAACTAAATTTAAAAAAATAGCAGTTTTAATAGATGATTATATTTATAAATTGTATTCTCCAGATAAACCTTTAGAAGCTGTAATGGAAAAGTTAGATGCTGACTTTTCTACTTTTGGTGTAAACAATGATATTGACGAGTTACTATCTTCTATAGATACTACTTATGATGCAGTATATTCTTCGTATTTATTTAAATTAAATGCTGAAAAAAAGACATTACTTTTTCATAAACTAGCAGAAAGAGGAATTGCTGTATTTACAGCAGAGGGCGAAGATGGTGTAAAAAAAGGTGCTTTGATTGGTTTAAAAACGGAAGATAAATTTAACATTATTGCCAGACGTTTTGCACTAAATATTGAAGGGATTTTTGAAGAAGATAAAAATGCAAGCGAATTACCCGTTGTTGTAAATTATGAAGAGAAGATTGTTTTAAATGCTAAAACAGCTAACAAACTTAAGTTTTTACCAAAATGGGATGTAATTTTTAATGCAGAATGGGTAGATGCAAAACCTTCTGAAGACGAGCAATTAAGCCTTGAAAACGTAATTGATGAAGCAGTAGCAAATAACATGAATTACAAAGCTTCGGAATACAGTACATTAAGTGGTAATGAATTAAAGAAAATAGCAGGTTCTGCTTTAATGCCAACAATTAATGCCTCTGTAAACGGTACTTGGATTGACCAACCAACTGCAGAACGCTCTTTTGGCTCTCGTAGTGAAAGACAATTAACAGGAGCATTAGAATTGCAACAAGTTATTTATTCGGAAAAAGTATTTACAAATGCTAGAGTACAAAAATACCTTCAAGAAGCAAGAGAGTCGGGTAATGAGCAAGTAATGTTAGATGTAGTATATCAAGCATCAGTGGCTTACTACAATTTACTTTATACAAAAACACAAGTAAAAATTGCAAGAAGATATTTAGAGTCGACAAAAAGAAACTTAGAGATCTCACAGTTAAGAGAAAATGTAGGATATTCTGGTAACTCCGATGTGTACCGTTGGAAATCTAATTTAGCTCAAGCAGAACAAAGAGTTATTGATGCAAACTTGTCTGAAAGGCAACAAATGTTGGTACTGAACAATGTTTTGAACAGAACTATGAGTGAAGAAGTGTTTGTTAAAGATGTGGAATTAACCGATGGTATTTATGCTGGCCTTGCCTCTAACGGAATGGCTAACTTAGTAAACGATCCCATCTCATTATTAATAATTTCTGATTATATAGTAGAAAGAGCATTAACACAACGACCAATAGTAATGCAATATGCATCACAGATGTTGGCAGTTCAGCGTCAGCAATCGTCTGATAGTAGAAATAGATTTATACCAGAAGTTGCATTGCAAGGTGGTTATAATAGATATCTAGCAAGAGGGGGTGCTGGAACGGGAAGTATTATGATACCAGGACAATCTACCACATTAGACCCGTTAGATCAGAATTGGAATATTGCAGTTGTAGCTAAAATACCACTGTTCTCTGGTTTTACGAAAAGCCGCCAATACCAAAAAACAAAATTTGATAAATTACAACTTGAAGCACAACAGCAACAAACAATGTTAGATGTGGAACAAGAAGTAAGAATAGCAGTTTTAGATTTAGCGAGTACAAGTACAAATATTACTAACTCTCGTGAAGCGATGGAAGCAGCCCAAAAAAACCACGATATTGTACGAGATAACTACTCAAAAGGCCGTGTATCAATTATTGAATTAATTGATGCTCAAAACAACGCCTTTGAATCTGAACAAAATGCTTCTAATGCAGTGTATAAATTCTTACAATCATCTATGAAAATGCAAAGAGCTGTAGGTGAATTCAGTTTATTGAAAACCGATGAAGAAAGAGATATCACAGAGAAAGAAGTCCAAGAAATTTTTGATAACCAGCGTAAGTAG